In Altererythrobacter rubellus, the following are encoded in one genomic region:
- a CDS encoding PadR family transcriptional regulator, producing MTWNRSGRGGWSNLGPMIAMAMASAANEWEDEFKSSRHRRKSRDWQDGARRNKRRGRMFGTGELRLALLALINEEPRHGYELIKAIEEMTGGAYAPSPGAVYPTLQMLEEEGQIKQSKPKKKGKPADEETSGKKPFEVTTSGAAELEDRADEVEELMGRINEHGDRAEKVKEKSPDLFRAMGNLASVLKNRARAGKLDKDTVDQIVDIIDEVAKRIERM from the coding sequence ATGACTTGGAATAGATCTGGGCGCGGTGGTTGGAGCAATCTGGGGCCGATGATCGCAATGGCAATGGCTTCCGCCGCAAATGAGTGGGAAGACGAGTTCAAAAGCTCACGTCACCGCCGCAAGTCGCGCGATTGGCAAGACGGTGCGCGCCGCAACAAACGTCGAGGGCGGATGTTCGGCACAGGAGAGCTACGCTTGGCCTTGCTGGCGCTCATCAACGAAGAGCCGCGTCACGGCTATGAGCTGATCAAAGCGATCGAAGAGATGACCGGAGGTGCTTATGCGCCAAGTCCTGGCGCAGTCTACCCGACGCTGCAAATGCTGGAAGAAGAAGGCCAGATCAAACAGTCCAAGCCCAAGAAGAAGGGCAAGCCTGCTGATGAGGAAACGAGCGGCAAGAAGCCTTTCGAAGTTACAACATCGGGTGCGGCTGAACTCGAAGACCGTGCAGATGAAGTCGAGGAATTGATGGGCCGCATCAATGAACACGGCGATCGCGCAGAGAAGGTGAAAGAAAAATCACCTGACCTGTTTCGCGCAATGGGGAATCTTGCCTCTGTACTGAAAAATCGCGCAAGGGCCGGCAAGCTCGACAAGGATACGGTTGATCAGATCGTTGATATTATTGATGAAGTTGCCAAGCGCATCGAGCGGATGTGA
- a CDS encoding glycosyltransferase family 4 protein, translated as MHTSELRIALFSGNYNYTRDGANQALNRLVEYLLRQGASVRVYAPKVANPDFEPTGDLVGVPNVRMPVKGRGEYRLPTGLSRKAKDDLVKFEPNVAHISSPDPTGHAALRWAQEYDLPVLSSVHTRFETYPRYYGLAFLEPTIEWILRRFYNRCDALVAPSQSMVDTLIEQDMHDDITIWSRGVDRTIFDPSKRDMEWRRSLGLEDDDVAIVFLGRLVMEKGLDVFADTIIELRKRQVPHKVLVIGDGPAKDWFKQALPGGIFAGFQTGADLGRALASGDIFFNPSITETFGNVTLEAMASGLPVVAAGATGASSLVTPEETGQLVPPGDAAAFAEAIAPYCTDDAHRHAHGAAGERKSREYSWDAINQVVADTYIRLVTAREELRAEDEAKIKAALDSA; from the coding sequence ATGCACACCAGCGAACTTCGCATTGCCCTTTTCAGTGGCAATTACAACTACACGCGTGACGGCGCGAACCAGGCTTTGAACCGTTTGGTGGAGTATTTGCTCCGTCAGGGAGCGTCTGTGCGTGTCTACGCGCCTAAGGTGGCAAACCCGGATTTTGAGCCTACAGGTGATCTGGTTGGCGTGCCCAATGTCCGGATGCCGGTGAAGGGGCGCGGTGAATACCGCTTACCCACCGGACTAAGCCGGAAGGCTAAAGACGATCTGGTGAAATTTGAGCCAAATGTCGCCCATATTTCGTCTCCTGATCCAACGGGTCATGCCGCGTTACGATGGGCACAAGAATACGATTTGCCCGTGCTTTCATCGGTTCACACGCGCTTCGAAACCTATCCGCGCTATTATGGACTCGCATTTCTTGAGCCCACCATCGAGTGGATTTTGCGCCGGTTCTACAATCGTTGTGACGCGCTGGTGGCTCCATCGCAAAGCATGGTCGACACGCTGATTGAGCAAGACATGCATGATGACATCACGATCTGGTCGCGCGGGGTAGATCGAACGATCTTTGACCCCAGCAAACGCGACATGGAGTGGCGTCGTTCGCTCGGGCTGGAAGATGATGACGTTGCCATCGTTTTTCTGGGCCGCTTGGTCATGGAAAAAGGGCTTGATGTGTTCGCGGACACAATCATCGAGCTGCGCAAAAGGCAGGTCCCACACAAGGTTCTCGTCATTGGCGATGGCCCGGCGAAGGATTGGTTCAAGCAAGCCCTGCCCGGGGGCATTTTCGCCGGATTCCAGACCGGCGCTGACCTGGGCCGCGCGCTCGCAAGCGGTGACATTTTCTTCAACCCGTCAATAACCGAGACATTCGGCAATGTGACGCTGGAAGCCATGGCTAGCGGACTGCCGGTGGTTGCCGCTGGCGCGACTGGTGCGTCTTCGCTCGTTACGCCAGAAGAGACCGGGCAGCTTGTACCGCCCGGTGATGCCGCCGCTTTTGCAGAAGCTATCGCGCCTTATTGCACTGATGATGCGCACCGCCACGCGCATGGTGCAGCCGGTGAACGCAAATCGCGCGAATATAGCTGGGATGCCATCAATCAGGTGGTGGCCGACACCTATATCCGCCTCGTCACCGCGCGCGAGGAATTGCGCGCCGAAGACGAGGCGAAGATCAAGGCGGCGTTGGATTCAGCCTAG
- a CDS encoding phosphoserine transaminase, which yields MTSIPSEPALKPARPQFSSGPTVKFPGWSLDKLKTESLGRSHRSATGKARLKYAIDLSKEMLGVPEDYLVGIMPASDTGALECAMWTMLGQGPATVAAWESFGNVWIQDAVKQLKLKDLQVLDADYGEIPDLNQIPQDNDVVFTWNGTTSGAKIPNTDWLAPGRAGVTINDATSAVFAQEMDWAKLDATTYSWQKVMGSEAQHGMLILSPKAVERIESYDPEWPLPKLFRLKKGDKINRGIFEGATINTPSLLATEDYIAALEWAQSIGGRKAMFERADANAKIVTDWIEATPWLRNMVSDPAQRTNTGVCFVFQGEWYEGRSAEDQAAVPKTIAKMLEERNVGYDFNGYRDAPPSLRIWCGGTVEQEDLKRLLPWIEWAYETVKSGI from the coding sequence ATGACTAGCATACCCAGCGAACCGGCACTGAAGCCGGCGCGCCCACAATTTTCTTCCGGTCCCACGGTTAAGTTCCCGGGCTGGTCCCTAGATAAGCTGAAGACAGAATCGCTCGGTCGCTCGCACCGCTCGGCGACAGGCAAGGCGCGTCTCAAATACGCGATCGATCTGTCCAAAGAGATGCTGGGCGTGCCAGAGGACTATCTCGTTGGCATCATGCCGGCTTCTGATACTGGCGCGCTGGAATGCGCGATGTGGACGATGCTGGGGCAGGGCCCCGCAACCGTCGCGGCATGGGAAAGCTTCGGCAATGTCTGGATTCAGGATGCGGTCAAACAGCTCAAGCTAAAGGACTTGCAAGTCCTTGATGCCGACTATGGCGAAATTCCCGATCTGAACCAGATTCCGCAAGATAATGACGTTGTCTTCACCTGGAACGGTACGACTTCGGGCGCGAAGATACCGAACACGGATTGGCTCGCTCCAGGCCGTGCTGGTGTGACCATCAATGACGCCACCAGCGCAGTGTTTGCGCAGGAAATGGATTGGGCAAAGCTCGATGCCACGACCTATAGCTGGCAAAAAGTGATGGGTTCAGAGGCGCAACACGGCATGCTGATCCTTTCACCCAAGGCGGTCGAGCGGATCGAAAGCTATGATCCCGAGTGGCCGCTTCCCAAGTTGTTTCGCCTTAAGAAGGGTGACAAGATCAATCGCGGCATCTTTGAAGGTGCAACGATCAACACGCCATCTTTGCTCGCGACTGAAGACTATATCGCGGCGCTGGAATGGGCGCAGTCGATCGGCGGTCGCAAGGCTATGTTCGAACGGGCCGATGCAAACGCAAAGATCGTCACCGATTGGATCGAGGCGACGCCTTGGTTGCGCAATATGGTCAGCGATCCGGCGCAGCGCACCAATACCGGTGTGTGCTTTGTTTTTCAGGGCGAATGGTACGAAGGCCGTTCTGCAGAAGATCAGGCTGCCGTGCCAAAGACAATCGCAAAGATGCTGGAAGAGCGCAACGTGGGCTATGACTTTAACGGTTATCGAGATGCCCCGCCAAGCTTGCGCATCTGGTGTGGTGGCACGGTTGAGCAGGAAGACCTGAAGCGTCTGCTGCCCTGGATCGAATGGGCATACGAGACCGTTAAGTCTGGCATCTGA
- the serA gene encoding phosphoglycerate dehydrogenase yields the protein MTKPKVLISDKMDPNAARIFEERGCEVDVITDHTPEQLAEIIGQYDGLAIRSSTTVTKEILDAATNLKVIGRAGIGVDNVDIPYASGKGVVVMNTPFGNSITTAEHAIAMIMALARQIPAANTRTQAGEWPKKDFMGIEVTGKTLGLIGAGNIGSIVASRAQGLKMKVIAYDPFLTEERAIELGIEKVDLDTLLGRADFVSLHTPLTDQTRNILSRERLENAKPGIRIVNCARGGLIDEAALKDCLESGQVAAAALDVFESEPATDNPLFGAPNFICTPHLGASTTEAQVNVALQVAEQISDYLVNGGVTNALNMPSLSAEEAPKLKPYMGLAEALGSLVGQLAHGNLEKVSIEREGAAAELNGKPITGAVLAGFMRRYSDTVNMVNAPYLAKERGLEVSEVRQSREGAFNTLIRVTVQTAEGPRSVAGTLFGNDAPRLVEIFGIGIEAELSGHMLYVVNDDKPGFIGRIGTLLGSHDINIGTFNLGRREAGGEAVLLLSLDQKIPDDVIAQATEIEGVKLVKALEF from the coding sequence ATGACCAAACCTAAAGTACTCATCTCTGACAAGATGGACCCGAATGCCGCGCGTATATTCGAAGAACGTGGCTGCGAAGTGGATGTGATCACCGATCACACGCCTGAACAATTGGCCGAGATCATCGGCCAGTACGATGGGCTCGCGATCCGTTCGTCGACCACTGTGACAAAAGAAATCCTGGATGCGGCCACTAATCTGAAGGTGATTGGCCGTGCAGGTATCGGTGTCGACAATGTCGATATCCCCTACGCCTCTGGCAAAGGTGTAGTCGTCATGAACACACCGTTCGGCAACTCGATCACCACTGCTGAACACGCGATTGCGATGATCATGGCGCTGGCGCGCCAGATCCCGGCGGCGAACACCCGTACGCAAGCCGGCGAATGGCCCAAGAAAGACTTCATGGGCATCGAGGTGACCGGCAAGACGCTCGGCCTGATTGGTGCGGGCAATATCGGTTCGATCGTGGCGAGCCGCGCACAAGGCCTCAAGATGAAAGTGATCGCTTACGACCCATTTCTGACCGAAGAGCGCGCGATCGAGCTCGGTATCGAGAAGGTCGATCTGGACACGCTGCTTGGCCGCGCTGATTTTGTCAGCCTGCACACCCCGTTGACCGACCAGACGCGCAATATCTTGAGCCGCGAACGGCTCGAGAATGCAAAGCCCGGCATCCGCATCGTCAATTGCGCACGTGGAGGGTTGATCGATGAAGCAGCGCTGAAGGATTGCCTGGAAAGCGGCCAGGTTGCAGCAGCTGCGCTAGACGTGTTTGAATCCGAGCCCGCAACGGACAACCCGCTGTTCGGTGCGCCGAACTTTATCTGCACGCCGCATCTGGGCGCGTCGACGACAGAGGCACAGGTGAACGTAGCGCTACAGGTTGCTGAACAGATCAGCGATTATCTGGTCAATGGCGGCGTTACCAATGCGCTCAACATGCCTTCGCTTAGTGCCGAAGAGGCGCCGAAACTAAAGCCGTACATGGGCCTTGCGGAGGCGCTTGGTTCGCTTGTTGGACAACTCGCGCACGGCAATCTCGAAAAGGTCAGTATCGAGCGCGAAGGCGCGGCTGCCGAGCTTAACGGCAAACCCATCACGGGTGCGGTCCTGGCGGGCTTTATGCGCCGCTATTCAGACACGGTGAACATGGTCAACGCGCCATATCTCGCGAAGGAACGCGGGCTCGAGGTCAGCGAAGTGCGCCAGTCGCGCGAAGGGGCGTTTAACACGCTGATCCGTGTGACGGTTCAGACTGCCGAGGGACCACGTTCCGTGGCCGGAACACTGTTTGGAAACGACGCCCCACGGCTGGTGGAAATCTTCGGAATCGGTATCGAAGCCGAGCTGAGCGGTCACATGCTTTATGTTGTCAATGATGACAAACCGGGCTTCATCGGCCGTATCGGCACATTGCTTGGTTCGCATGATATCAATATCGGAACCTTCAACCTCGGGCGTCGCGAAGCCGGCGGCGAAGCCGTGCTGCTTCTCAGTCTCGATCAGAAGATCCCTGACGATGTGATCGCTCAGGCAACTGAGATCGAAGGTGTGAAACTGGTCAAAGCGCTGGAATTCTGA
- a CDS encoding ATP phosphoribosyltransferase regulatory subunit — MTEPDDLLPEGLEDKLPREAEAITRAMRSSLDVLWSHGYDRVRPPLIEFEKSLAGRMDGVQPRRMFRFVDPVSLRTLALRSDITPQIGRIAATSMAGTPRPLRLAYCGETAQIKADQLAPARERTQLGAELIGADSVAAASEVVALAIEALSAAGLTGISVDFTLPDLVDTLSESALPLAPELIGNVRRELDMKDAGGLRAAGGEAYLPLLYATGPFEEALEKLCAIDAGGALASRIAGLKAIVKRIGDAARVTLDPTERHGFEYQSWFGFTLYAEGVRGAVGRGGTYLIGGANEPATGFTLYVDQMIEGSRGSETVDLVYLANGHDREKAAELRAKGYRTLAQIEDGEDLLALGCTHKLSGKDMVAL; from the coding sequence ATGACCGAACCAGACGACCTGTTGCCTGAAGGGCTTGAAGACAAGCTGCCGCGCGAGGCGGAGGCGATCACGCGCGCCATGCGGTCATCGCTCGATGTGCTGTGGAGCCATGGCTATGATCGCGTACGCCCGCCGCTGATCGAATTCGAGAAGTCGCTTGCAGGCCGTATGGACGGTGTGCAGCCGCGCCGAATGTTTCGGTTCGTAGATCCGGTCAGTCTGCGTACGCTCGCTTTGCGCAGCGATATCACACCGCAGATCGGCCGAATCGCAGCGACCAGTATGGCAGGCACGCCGCGGCCTTTGCGGCTGGCCTATTGCGGTGAGACGGCGCAGATCAAAGCGGATCAGCTTGCACCCGCGCGTGAACGAACGCAGCTGGGGGCGGAGCTGATCGGTGCAGATTCCGTTGCTGCGGCAAGCGAAGTGGTTGCACTCGCAATTGAGGCATTATCTGCAGCAGGTCTGACGGGTATCTCGGTTGATTTTACGCTGCCAGACCTTGTCGACACTTTGTCTGAAAGCGCTTTGCCCTTGGCACCGGAATTGATCGGCAATGTTCGTCGAGAGCTGGATATGAAGGATGCAGGCGGACTGCGCGCGGCAGGTGGCGAAGCCTATCTACCGCTGCTCTATGCGACAGGCCCGTTCGAAGAAGCACTTGAGAAATTGTGTGCAATTGATGCCGGCGGGGCGCTCGCTTCCAGGATCGCGGGGCTGAAAGCAATTGTGAAGCGGATCGGAGACGCGGCGCGCGTTACATTGGATCCGACCGAACGCCATGGCTTCGAATACCAAAGCTGGTTTGGCTTCACGCTTTATGCCGAAGGTGTTCGCGGTGCAGTGGGGCGGGGTGGAACCTATTTGATTGGCGGCGCCAATGAGCCAGCAACCGGCTTCACGCTATATGTCGATCAGATGATCGAAGGCTCGCGGGGCAGCGAAACAGTCGATCTGGTGTACCTCGCAAATGGGCATGACAGAGAAAAAGCGGCGGAGCTTCGTGCCAAAGGCTATCGTACTCTTGCCCAGATCGAAGACGGCGAAGATCTCCTTGCGCTTGGCTGCACGCACAAGCTTTCCGGCAAGGATATGGTTGCGCTCTAG
- a CDS encoding RrF2 family transcriptional regulator yields MWINKGVEWAAHACAVMAPLWPDRGLALSAMAEFHDLPEPYMAKQMRALAREGIITGGRGRSGFHTLARAPDEITLLDILLAVDGDKPMFRWTEIRQKGP; encoded by the coding sequence ATGTGGATCAACAAGGGTGTAGAATGGGCTGCGCATGCCTGTGCCGTGATGGCACCGCTTTGGCCAGATCGCGGGCTGGCACTCTCAGCTATGGCTGAATTTCATGACCTCCCGGAGCCCTATATGGCCAAACAGATGCGAGCCCTTGCACGTGAAGGCATAATCACAGGGGGGCGTGGAAGAAGCGGTTTTCACACCCTCGCCCGCGCTCCAGATGAAATCACCTTGCTCGACATATTGCTCGCGGTGGATGGCGATAAGCCGATGTTTCGCTGGACGGAAATTCGTCAGAAGGGGCCTTGA
- a CDS encoding adenylosuccinate synthase — MANVTVIGAQWGDEGKGKIVDWLASRADAVVRFQGGHNAGHTLVVDGTTYKLSLLPSGIVSGTLSMIGNGVVLDPWALRDEVQKLEGQGVTISDDNLAIADNCPLILPIHRDLDGLRETAAGSGKIGTTGRGIGPAYEDKVGRRAIRVCDLAHLDSLDTQLDRLCAHHDALRAGFDQPPVDRKRLLDDLKEIAPFVLQFAQPVWKRLKKVRKAGAKILFEGAQGVLLDVDHGTYPFVTSSNTVSGTAASGSGLGPGAAGFVLGIVKAYTTRVGSGPFPTELDDEVGQLLGERGHEFGTVTGRQRRVGWFDAVIVRQSCAISGVTGIALTKIDVLDGLETVKICTGYRLRNNVMDYLPSHAGDQAAVEPIYEELDGWSESTAGARSWADLPANAIKYIQRIQELIETPVALVSTSPERDDTILVRDPFLD; from the coding sequence ATGGCTAATGTTACAGTGATCGGCGCTCAATGGGGCGATGAAGGCAAAGGCAAGATTGTTGACTGGCTTGCGAGCCGTGCCGATGCCGTTGTGCGCTTTCAAGGCGGGCACAATGCGGGTCACACATTGGTGGTGGATGGCACAACCTACAAGCTGAGCTTGTTGCCGAGCGGCATCGTGTCCGGCACCCTGAGCATGATCGGGAATGGCGTGGTGCTGGACCCATGGGCATTGCGGGATGAAGTGCAAAAGCTTGAAGGTCAGGGGGTCACGATCAGCGATGATAATCTGGCGATCGCAGACAATTGCCCGCTGATCCTGCCGATCCACCGCGATCTCGATGGCTTGAGGGAAACTGCGGCGGGTTCTGGCAAGATCGGCACCACAGGCCGCGGTATTGGCCCAGCGTATGAAGATAAGGTCGGGCGCCGCGCGATCCGCGTTTGCGACTTGGCGCATCTGGACAGTCTGGATACACAGCTCGATCGACTTTGTGCGCATCATGACGCACTACGCGCCGGTTTTGACCAGCCGCCGGTCGACCGTAAGCGTCTGCTGGATGATCTGAAAGAGATCGCGCCCTTCGTATTGCAGTTCGCTCAACCTGTTTGGAAGCGTTTGAAGAAAGTGCGCAAGGCTGGCGCGAAAATACTGTTCGAAGGTGCGCAGGGCGTGCTGCTTGATGTCGATCACGGCACCTATCCGTTTGTCACCAGCTCCAACACCGTAAGCGGAACAGCGGCATCGGGCTCAGGGCTTGGGCCGGGCGCCGCGGGCTTCGTACTCGGTATTGTGAAGGCCTATACTACCCGCGTGGGTAGCGGTCCGTTCCCGACCGAACTGGACGATGAAGTTGGACAATTGCTGGGCGAACGTGGTCACGAGTTCGGCACAGTAACTGGGCGGCAACGCCGGGTCGGCTGGTTCGATGCGGTGATCGTGCGCCAAAGCTGCGCGATCAGCGGTGTGACTGGAATTGCGCTGACCAAGATTGACGTGTTGGACGGTTTGGAAACTGTTAAGATTTGCACGGGATACCGCCTGCGCAACAATGTGATGGATTATCTGCCAAGCCATGCCGGCGATCAGGCAGCGGTTGAGCCGATCTACGAAGAGCTGGACGGCTGGAGTGAGAGCACAGCCGGCGCGCGCAGTTGGGCGGATCTGCCAGCCAATGCGATCAAGTATATTCAACGGATTCAGGAGCTAATCGAAACACCGGTCGCGCTGGTATCGACCAGCCCTGAACGTGATGACACCATTCTTGTGCGCGATCCATTTCTCGATTGA
- a CDS encoding siroheme synthase codes for MINSLPLFHRINGQKVLVLGSGDTAEPKIRLIERAGGIIEDDIQRAIDEGVKVAFVAYDDAEACKVAAINLRCAGMLVNVVDMPDLCDFTTPSILDRDPVLIAIGTGGASAGLAKHVRLRLDAILPQSLGKLASALLSAREKLRAKHPDGADRRRVIDAALREGGELDPFDAASADKVENWLANEQSINDGKNQIIQLTSEDPEDLTIRQMRWLGVADIILMEGDVPGTVLARARADAQRVPSEHAKADYPGQTVVRLVAPIQAA; via the coding sequence ATGATCAATTCGCTCCCGCTATTCCATCGCATCAACGGGCAGAAGGTACTGGTGCTGGGTAGCGGGGATACGGCTGAGCCCAAGATACGTTTAATTGAACGCGCCGGCGGTATAATCGAAGACGATATCCAACGCGCGATTGATGAGGGTGTGAAGGTGGCCTTTGTAGCCTATGACGATGCGGAGGCATGTAAAGTAGCGGCCATCAATTTACGCTGTGCCGGCATGCTGGTGAACGTGGTCGACATGCCGGATTTGTGCGACTTCACTACGCCGAGCATTTTGGACAGAGACCCGGTGCTGATCGCCATTGGTACTGGCGGGGCCTCGGCAGGGCTTGCCAAGCATGTACGGTTGCGCCTTGATGCTATCCTGCCGCAATCTCTGGGAAAGCTTGCGAGTGCTCTACTCAGCGCTCGGGAAAAACTGCGAGCCAAACACCCCGATGGTGCTGATCGACGGCGCGTAATCGATGCGGCTTTGCGTGAAGGCGGCGAATTGGATCCATTTGACGCCGCAAGCGCCGACAAGGTCGAGAACTGGCTGGCAAACGAGCAAAGCATCAACGATGGGAAGAACCAGATCATTCAGCTCACCAGCGAAGATCCCGAGGACCTGACGATAAGGCAAATGCGTTGGTTGGGTGTAGCGGACATCATTCTGATGGAAGGGGACGTCCCCGGCACAGTTCTGGCGCGAGCAAGAGCCGACGCACAGCGCGTGCCATCAGAACACGCCAAGGCAGACTACCCAGGTCAAACCGTAGTTCGACTTGTCGCGCCCATTCAAGCTGCTTGA
- the lysA gene encoding diaminopimelate decarboxylase: MDHFALKDGVLHAENVPLPQIAREVGTPVYVYSRATLERHARVFREALDEVPDKLIAFAVKSNPNLAVLKVLQNQGYGADVVSVGEMRRALAAGIAPEMIVFSGVGKTRREMIEALEAGIGQFNIESEEEGLELAEIAEGMGLTADCALRINPDVDAGTHDKISTGKGDNKFGVPIDQAGQIFGKLASQKGVNLRGVAVHIGSQLADITPLESAFAKLGELIAGLRGAGHTITHVDLGGGLGVPYRKGEVLPSPAEYGAMVACVTKDWGVKLIFEPGRVIAGNAGVLLTEVVRVKRGLNNPFVIVDAAMNDLARPALYGAYHHFEAVTPTGESMIANIVGPICETGDTFARDRQCDLVKSGDLAVFRTAGAYGATMASSYNSRGFVAETLVDGDKFAVVADRVGADSFINAERVPDWLE, encoded by the coding sequence ATGGACCATTTTGCACTCAAAGACGGTGTGCTTCACGCCGAAAACGTGCCTTTGCCGCAGATAGCCAGAGAGGTGGGGACGCCGGTCTATGTCTATTCGCGCGCAACGCTGGAACGGCATGCACGCGTTTTTCGAGAAGCACTGGACGAAGTGCCTGACAAGCTGATTGCGTTTGCGGTCAAATCCAATCCCAATCTGGCTGTACTGAAAGTGCTGCAAAACCAGGGGTATGGTGCCGATGTCGTTTCCGTTGGCGAAATGCGCCGCGCGCTAGCCGCAGGTATCGCTCCGGAAATGATCGTCTTCTCTGGTGTGGGAAAGACCCGCCGCGAAATGATCGAGGCGCTTGAAGCCGGGATCGGTCAATTCAACATCGAGAGCGAAGAAGAAGGCCTGGAGCTGGCCGAAATCGCGGAAGGAATGGGCCTGACCGCAGATTGCGCGCTGCGAATCAATCCGGACGTCGATGCCGGAACGCATGACAAGATTTCGACGGGCAAGGGAGACAACAAGTTTGGCGTACCGATTGATCAGGCAGGGCAAATCTTCGGAAAGCTTGCCAGCCAGAAAGGCGTGAACCTGCGCGGCGTAGCTGTACACATCGGCAGTCAGCTGGCCGACATCACTCCGCTCGAAAGCGCGTTCGCAAAGCTCGGTGAACTTATTGCCGGGTTGCGCGGCGCGGGCCACACGATCACCCATGTCGATCTGGGCGGCGGCCTTGGCGTGCCTTATCGCAAGGGCGAAGTTCTGCCCAGCCCAGCCGAGTATGGAGCCATGGTCGCCTGCGTCACTAAAGACTGGGGGGTCAAACTGATCTTTGAGCCCGGCCGTGTTATCGCTGGCAACGCCGGGGTTCTGTTGACCGAAGTGGTGCGCGTAAAGCGCGGGCTCAACAACCCCTTCGTGATTGTCGATGCGGCAATGAACGACCTTGCCCGCCCCGCCCTATACGGAGCGTACCACCATTTTGAAGCGGTTACGCCCACCGGTGAAAGCATGATCGCCAACATCGTCGGCCCGATCTGCGAAACTGGTGACACCTTTGCGCGGGACCGCCAATGCGATCTCGTGAAGAGCGGCGATCTGGCGGTTTTTCGCACGGCTGGCGCCTATGGCGCGACAATGGCAAGTTCATACAACTCGCGCGGGTTCGTGGCCGAAACTCTGGTTGATGGTGACAAGTTTGCAGTCGTGGCCGACCGGGTTGGCGCCGATTCCTTCATTAATGCCGAGCGCGTTCCCGACTGGCTAGAATAG
- the argH gene encoding argininosuccinate lyase → MWGGRFAEGPSAIMREINASIPFDKALWRQDIRASKAHASMLGAQGIVSKADCDAILGGLDQIAEGYARNGVPEDWDLEDIHMTVEARLTELIGPAAGRLHTARSRNDQVATDFRLWVRDTIDELDSTLGQLQLALLNQAEAHADSIMPGFTHLQTAQPVTLGHHLMAYFEMIDRDRDRFNDARTRLSMCPLGSAALAGTGFPIDREATAMALGFAAPTRNSLDAVSDRDFALDFLMAASQCALHLSRLAEEFIIWASQPFGFVRIADSLSTGSSIMPQKKNPDAAELVRGHTGRIIGCVTSLMITMKGLPLAYSKDMQDDKPPVFEAAGLLELCIAAMSGMIADSTFNTARMREAAELGYATATDLADWLVREADIPFREAHHITGAAVKRAEADGVALDQLPLSVLQEIDSRIDDGVFKALSVDASVASRNSYGGTAPDQVKAQIAAAKERMGLKQ, encoded by the coding sequence ATGTGGGGCGGAAGGTTCGCTGAAGGGCCTAGCGCGATCATGCGCGAAATCAATGCTTCGATCCCGTTCGACAAAGCCCTGTGGCGCCAAGATATCCGCGCATCCAAGGCGCATGCAAGTATGCTGGGTGCGCAAGGCATCGTCAGCAAGGCAGATTGCGATGCCATTCTGGGCGGACTGGATCAGATTGCTGAAGGATACGCGCGCAATGGCGTGCCCGAGGATTGGGACCTCGAGGATATTCACATGACAGTCGAAGCACGTTTGACCGAATTGATCGGGCCAGCCGCTGGCCGCCTGCACACAGCGCGCAGCCGAAATGACCAGGTTGCAACCGATTTCCGACTCTGGGTGCGCGACACAATTGATGAATTGGATTCCACGCTGGGCCAGCTGCAACTGGCGCTGCTCAATCAGGCAGAAGCGCATGCTGACAGCATCATGCCTGGTTTCACGCATTTGCAGACTGCTCAGCCAGTAACATTGGGCCATCACCTGATGGCCTATTTCGAGATGATCGACCGCGACCGCGACCGTTTTAACGACGCTCGTACCCGGCTCAGCATGTGCCCTTTGGGCAGCGCAGCACTCGCCGGTACCGGTTTTCCGATAGACCGCGAAGCAACAGCCATGGCGCTTGGGTTTGCTGCTCCCACTCGCAACAGTCTTGATGCTGTTTCAGACCGCGATTTCGCCCTCGATTTCTTGATGGCTGCAAGCCAGTGCGCATTGCACCTTTCGCGGCTTGCAGAGGAATTCATTATCTGGGCCAGCCAACCCTTCGGTTTTGTGCGCATAGCGGACAGCCTATCGACGGGTTCCTCCATAATGCCACAGAAGAAGAATCCCGATGCCGCCGAACTAGTGCGCGGGCACACGGGTCGCATCATTGGCTGCGTGACCTCGCTCATGATCACCATGAAAGGGCTGCCGCTCGCCTATTCAAAGGATATGCAAGACGACAAACCGCCCGTGTTCGAAGCCGCGGGGCTGTTGGAGCTTTGCATCGCGGCCATGAGCGGAATGATTGCCGACAGCACTTTCAACACCGCACGGATGCGTGAAGCAGCCGAGCTTGGATACGCAACTGCGACCGACCTCGCGGACTGGTTAGTGCGCGAGGCCGACATTCCGTTTCGAGAAGCGCACCACATCACAGGCGCTGCGGTTAAACGCGCAGAGGCAGACGGTGTTGCCCTGGACCAGCTGCCGCTCAGCGTGCTTCAGGAAATCGACAGCCGGATTGATGATGGAGTGTTCAAAGCGCTCTCAGTCGACGCCTCCGTCGCCTCGCGCAACTCATATGGCGGCACCGCGCCTGATCAGGTAAAGGCGCAGATTGCCGCAGCGAAAGAGCGGATGGGATTGAAGCAATGA